Below is a window of Myxococcus guangdongensis DNA.
CGGGTGCGCTCGAACAGCCGGGTCCCCAGCTCATCCTCCAGCGCGAGGATGTGCCGGCTGAGCGGCGGCTGCGTCAGGTGAAGCCGACGCGCCGCACGGCCCACATGCTTCTCCTCGGCCACGGCGACGAAGGACTGGAGGTGCGTGATGCTCACGACCCCCACGTTATCGAGACCTCCACCCGACGTGCACCCCCCATCCCCCTCCCTTGTTCCGAATCCAGCAGGAGGGCGGCCGGCCGCCCGCTGATATCCTCGAATCCTTCATGTCGGACAGCCGGAGCCGAGCATGCGCGGGTGGATAGGGGGAACCCTCCTGATACTGGGGGCGCTGGCGCTCCTCTCCTGGAGGCTGCTCGGCACCGAGTCACAGCAGCCCGAGGCCACCGCTCGAACCCGCTCGGCAAGCACGCTCCCTCGCACCTCGGCGCCCAGGCCACCCTCAGCCGGGGCGCTGAGCATCCAGGGCACCGT
It encodes the following:
- a CDS encoding LysR family transcriptional regulator, whose translation is MSITHLQSFVAVAEEKHVGRAARRLHLTQPPLSRHILALEDELGTRLFERTRQGMRLLPAGEVFLHHARRILAEVDTAVLTVRGLAPRESDG